The genomic interval CGCTTCATCGGGGTTGGCAAAAGGCAAATTCACCGCCAGCATCAAATCCATATAGCCGCGAATTAAATTTAATTCCGGGTCTTGGGGAGAAATTTCTTCCGCAGCGGATAGGTTCTTGAAAATAGGTCGCAATTTTCCCAACGCTTTCGCCACGCCGCCAACATCCTCCGTAAGCACCATATGGGCCCCGATCAAAAAATGCCCCACAGCCATATAGGTATGTCCCCGCAGCGGGTCTTCTTTTACCAAATCCCGAGCGGATTCCAAGGTTTTCTCGCTGTAAGTTAAAAACGCATCCCAATCTGATTCCAAATACTCCACCGACGCTTGCAAAGCGTAGTGCATGGGTTCATCGGGTTCGCTGGCTCTTGCTTTTTGGAGGTGAACGAGGGCATAGGCATAATTACCATGTTGAAAAACCGCGCGAAAAGCTGCTTCTGTAGATTCGCCAATAGGGTGGGGATTGGTATCGCGGAAAGGATCGCCAGCCACGGCCGGTGTTACCCATCCCGTCACTGCCAGCAGGAAGCCACCAGCGAAGGCCGAACCAACTTGTATTTTTGCCACCAACCAACGTTTCATAGAAAATCAAATTGAAAATAAAGGAAAAAATAACCGGTGGGACCGCCCACTGACTGTGGTGGAGACTGATAGGGAACGCTACAAGTTCCGCAATGGGCTATGACTGCTGTTGGCAACCAAGTTCTACAATAATAGATTAGAGGTTTCAAAAGTTGGCTATTGTTGGCATTCATTCATGCTGTATTTAAAAGATTTGGTCTACCATCCCCCAGCCAGTCCCACAGCGATTTTAAAACCAACCAATCTGGAGTTGGTGCCGCAAGAATTGGCATTGATTGTCGGTCCCAGCGGTTCGGGAAAAACCACGCTACTAGAAATTTTAGCGGGATTGGCCCGGAAAACCAGCGGTGAAATTTGCTGGTGCAATGGTGCCTACCGCAGCGGTTCTTCGAGCCATCGCCAACTGACCCCAGAAGACATGCAGGAAATCTCGGGATTGGTCTTTCAATTTCCCGAGAGGCACTTTTGCGGCAATAGTATCTTAGAAGAACTGCGTTTGGGACATCCCGAATTTAGTTCCCAACAAATCCAACAAACCTTGCAAGAAGTGGGATTGGACCATCTTTCCCTAGATACCTCGCCTTATTCGTTAAGCGGCGGTCAGCAACGGCGATTGGCTTTGGCGGTACAGCTAATTCGCCAACCCCATATATTGCTGTTAGACGAACCTACAGCGGGATTGGATTGGTCCATGCGTCGCCAGTTGGTGAGTTTGCTGGAAAAATTGCGGGGTCATTGGACCTTGTTGGTGGTCAGCCACGATGCCAGCGAACTTACTGAAATTGCCGATCGCTGCTGGCACATTCATTTGGGGGAAGTCAAAGCGGTGGATACGAACTTTCCCAAAAGCAACCAAAGCGCATGAAATCGTGCCATAATGGTTCGACGATTCCATACTAGATGTCGTGTTTGCGGTTATGGTTGAGTCTCCTGTGTCCTCGTTTGACGAAGAACCCGCTCAAAAATTAGAAAATCTCGATGCTGGCGAGTTGCAATCGCTGCCGGAGTTAAATTTTCAGCTTCCCGATCCGGAGGATGAAGAGCTTTCGGATGAGACGTTTCAAGAACAGGTGGATACGGCATGGCGTATTTGCGATCGCTTTGACTTGCAAACGGATATTTGGCGCGGTCGGATTATGCGGGTAGTACGCGATCGCGAGAAGAAAACCGGCGACGGTCACCGAATGGGGTTTTTAAACTGGCTGAAGGAACGGGAAATTAGCAAAAGTCAAGCTTATTCCCTGATCGAACTAGCGGATAGTGCGGACAAACTGCTGGCCAATAGCGAGTTGGCGTCCGATGCCATCAATCATTTCAGCAAACGTGCTTTTGTGGAAACCGCCAAAGCTTCTCCAGAGGTCCAACAGGTAGTGACCGATGCGGCCAAACGTGGCGATCGCATTACCCAGCGGGAAGTCCGGCAACTGGCTGACGAATGGACGGCTATGAGTTCCGATTTGCTACCGGAGGAAGCCAAGGAAAAAGCCGCCGACCAATCGCTGCCGCCGCGGTATTTGGCCCCTTTGGTCAAGCAAATGGAAAAGCTACCGGAATCCCACCAAACGGCGCTTCAAGAGAATTTAGCCCAAAATCCCAATACGGAGACGGTGAAAAATATCACCAGCGAGGCGCGCAATTTATCGAAATATCTGGATGCGGCGGCGCGGATTCGTGCTTTGGAAGATAGCGATGCGGATGTGGAGATGGCGTTGGAAGAGGCGATGCGTCTTGATTGTTTGGGGATGGCTTCGGATTTGCTAAATCAAGCGGCACAGCTGGAACAAGCTGCTGTCAAACTCCACGGAACTTGGCAGCGTTTGTCTGGTTTGGCCGATCGCTTGTACGTGGAAACTGGTGCTTCTACGCCCCACTTGCGATCGCTGTTGAGTGCGATCGAAAAACTATCCCAGGAAAATATTGAGGTTTCCCTGGGAGAAGCGGAGAACGAACGTACGGTCCGTTTGCGTATTATAGATAGCGATTGATTACCATAAAATATATCATTTGTCAAGTTATTTTTTTTCAGGAGGAAAACATCCCAGGTGCGTACAGAAAAAGATTCCATGGGGGAACGCCAGCTTCCCGATGAAGTATACTACGGCATTCAAACCTTACGGGCAACGGAAAATTTTCCCATCAGCGGCATCAAACCCCTGCCTACGTATGTGGATGCGGGGATTTGGCTGAAGAAAGCCACAGCCATGGCGAACCGAGATTTGCAATGCATCCCGGAAGATGTGGGCAATGCGATTATCCAAGCCGCCGATGAAATTTTAGCCCAAAAGTGGCGCGACCAATTTGTGGTAGATGTGTACCAAGCGGGGGCAGGCACTTCCCACCATATGAATTTAAACGAAGTCCTAGCCAATCGGGCTTTGGAAATTTTAGGCGATCGCAAGGGCAACTACCAACGGGTCAATCCCAACGACCACGTCAATTACGGTCAATCCACCAACGATGTGATTCCCACGGCGATTCGCATTGGCGGCTTGCTGGCGATGGAACGCACCCTCAAACCGGCAATTCTGGCTGCCATAGCGGCGTTGGAGGCCAAAGCAACGGAATTTCAAGATATTATCAAATCCGGACGCACCCACAACCAAGATGCGGTTCCGGTATCGCTGGGAGAAGAATTGCGCGCTTGGTCGGTCATTTTGCGAGACCACTGGCGGCGGTTGCAGCAAGCCAGCGAGGATTTAAAAGTTTTAGGCATTGGCGGTAGCGCGACGGGAACCGGTCTCAATACCCATCCCCAGTATCCCCCATTGGTGGTGCAGTATTTATCTGCAATGCTGGATATTGCTTTTGCAGAATCCCCCCATCGCATGGCTGCCATGCAGAGTATGTCGCCTTTTGTGAATATATCTGGGGCATTGCGCAATTTGGCCCAGGATTTGGTTAAGATTTCTCACGATTTGCGCTTGATGGATTCGGGTCCCAATACGGGGTTGCGGGAAATTCAGCTGCCGCCGGTACAGCCGGGGTCTTCGATTATGCCGGGGAAATACAATCCGGTGATGGCGGAGATGACTTCGATGGTATGTTTTCAGGTGATGGGCTACGATCAAGCGATCGCCTTGGCAGCCCAAGCGGGTCAGTTAGAATTAAATGTAATGATGCCACTGATTGCGTACGACTTGATTCACAGTTTGGAGTTAATGGGACGGGCGTTGGATGCGCTTACCCAACGTTGCTTGCAGGGAATTGCTGCCCATCGCTCCCGCTGCCGGTCGTACGCGGAAAAAAGTTTGGCTTTGGTGACGGCTTTGAATCCCCATATTGGCTATTTAAATGCTGCCAAGGTGGCGAAAGAAGCTTTGGAAACGGGCAAGTCAATCCGAGAGATTGTTCTGGAGAAGGAACTGATGTCGCCAGAAATGGTGGCTTCGGTTTTGGATTTAGAGAAAATGAGCGGCCAAGACCGGGAACCCTAACTGTAGAAGGATTGGCTTGGCTGGTCGCATGAGCTCAAAAGGAGGATCGATATGCTCAGACAACAATCTCCCAATACAACGCAAGTCACGTTCCACTACACTGACACTCAAGCGGAAACGTTTAATGTTCCGATTTCCCCGGACCAATTTTACCAACAGTTGGATGCAGCTGCCTCCCAAAATTGGCTGGTTTTGCACTTATTTGACCAAAGTATTACCATTCGCATGCAACATTTGGTTAAGGTGGAAATTAAACC from Geitlerinema sp. PCC 9228 carries:
- a CDS encoding energy-coupling factor ABC transporter ATP-binding protein, which encodes MLYLKDLVYHPPASPTAILKPTNLELVPQELALIVGPSGSGKTTLLEILAGLARKTSGEICWCNGAYRSGSSSHRQLTPEDMQEISGLVFQFPERHFCGNSILEELRLGHPEFSSQQIQQTLQEVGLDHLSLDTSPYSLSGGQQRRLALAVQLIRQPHILLLDEPTAGLDWSMRRQLVSLLEKLRGHWTLLVVSHDASELTEIADRCWHIHLGEVKAVDTNFPKSNQSA
- a CDS encoding Sll0314/Alr1548 family TPR repeat-containing protein; translation: MKRWLVAKIQVGSAFAGGFLLAVTGWVTPAVAGDPFRDTNPHPIGESTEAAFRAVFQHGNYAYALVHLQKARASEPDEPMHYALQASVEYLESDWDAFLTYSEKTLESARDLVKEDPLRGHTYMAVGHFLIGAHMVLTEDVGGVAKALGKLRPIFKNLSAAEEISPQDPELNLIRGYMDLMLAVNLPFANPDEAIARMEEHGKPAYVAYRGIAIGYRDLEKADQAREYVDKALAIHPHNPDLLYLKAQILLHQGEKEKSLQYFQAALARRSQLLPQISRQIAYEHCRLATDLAERDRSVCHQLLD
- a CDS encoding aspartate ammonia-lyase, whose amino-acid sequence is MRTEKDSMGERQLPDEVYYGIQTLRATENFPISGIKPLPTYVDAGIWLKKATAMANRDLQCIPEDVGNAIIQAADEILAQKWRDQFVVDVYQAGAGTSHHMNLNEVLANRALEILGDRKGNYQRVNPNDHVNYGQSTNDVIPTAIRIGGLLAMERTLKPAILAAIAALEAKATEFQDIIKSGRTHNQDAVPVSLGEELRAWSVILRDHWRRLQQASEDLKVLGIGGSATGTGLNTHPQYPPLVVQYLSAMLDIAFAESPHRMAAMQSMSPFVNISGALRNLAQDLVKISHDLRLMDSGPNTGLREIQLPPVQPGSSIMPGKYNPVMAEMTSMVCFQVMGYDQAIALAAQAGQLELNVMMPLIAYDLIHSLELMGRALDALTQRCLQGIAAHRSRCRSYAEKSLALVTALNPHIGYLNAAKVAKEALETGKSIREIVLEKELMSPEMVASVLDLEKMSGQDREP